The proteins below come from a single Agromyces flavus genomic window:
- a CDS encoding NUDIX domain-containing protein, with the protein MPAANDGDARQAYPEGYAAAHGGFALIPAAYVFLVDADRVLLQRREATGYYDGWWAASAAGHVEFGETVTAGAVREVLEEIGVEVDESTLEPITAMHRTAPTGLPVDQRIDLFFAARSWRGIPSLQEEKASALEWFELDALPERLVHHERFALEGWRDGGLPAITTFGF; encoded by the coding sequence ATGCCGGCTGCGAACGACGGGGACGCACGTCAGGCGTATCCCGAGGGGTATGCGGCCGCGCACGGCGGGTTCGCCCTCATCCCGGCGGCGTACGTCTTCCTCGTCGACGCCGATCGCGTGCTCCTGCAGCGGCGCGAGGCCACGGGCTACTACGACGGCTGGTGGGCCGCGTCGGCAGCGGGGCACGTCGAGTTCGGCGAGACCGTGACGGCCGGCGCCGTCCGCGAGGTCCTCGAGGAGATCGGGGTCGAGGTCGACGAGTCGACGCTCGAGCCCATCACGGCCATGCACCGCACAGCACCCACGGGGCTGCCCGTCGACCAGCGCATCGACCTCTTCTTCGCGGCCCGGTCGTGGCGCGGCATCCCGTCGCTGCAGGAGGAGAAGGCGAGCGCCCTCGAGTGGTTCGAGCTCGACGCGCTGCCCGAGCGCCTCGTGCACCATGAGCGGTTCGCCCTCGAGGGCTGGCGCGACGGCGGACTCCCCGCGATCACGACGTTCGGGTTCTGA
- a CDS encoding glycosyltransferase, with protein sequence MQLTIIVPTFNEGPNVAELVRRVEAAVTGIDAEIVFVDDSTDDTPAVIGRVAAETALPVRCIHRADPVGGLGGAVVAGAAASTATLCLVMDGDLQHPPEVIPDLVARALAGDVDLVVASRYAGGGRAAGLSGWLRHAVSRTATLVTKAMFPVRLRDTSDPMTGFFVFARERVDLSVLRPTGFKILLEMLVSQPLRIAEVPFEFAPRHAGSSKATLRQGLRFARQLAHLRFGLMSGFAVIGAIGIVVNALIVWALTSMGMDWLPAAIIATEVTIVGNFALQELSVFRELRHDARPLPTRFGLAFAFNNAEAVVRIPVVYLMVDSGRFTAVLATVITLAVAFVARFTFQSLVVYRPRAVAARRAAADARRVDARAPK encoded by the coding sequence GTGCAGCTCACGATCATCGTGCCGACGTTCAACGAGGGACCGAACGTCGCCGAGCTCGTCCGCAGGGTCGAGGCCGCCGTGACGGGGATCGACGCCGAGATCGTCTTCGTCGACGACTCCACCGACGACACCCCGGCGGTCATCGGGCGCGTGGCCGCCGAGACGGCGCTGCCCGTGCGGTGCATCCACCGCGCCGATCCGGTCGGCGGACTCGGCGGTGCGGTCGTGGCCGGCGCCGCGGCGTCGACCGCCACGCTCTGCCTCGTCATGGACGGCGACCTGCAGCATCCGCCCGAGGTGATCCCCGACCTGGTCGCGCGAGCACTCGCGGGCGATGTCGATCTCGTGGTCGCCTCGCGCTATGCGGGCGGCGGGCGGGCTGCCGGTCTCTCGGGATGGCTGCGTCACGCCGTCTCGCGCACCGCGACCCTGGTGACGAAGGCCATGTTCCCCGTCCGGCTGCGCGACACCAGCGACCCTATGACGGGCTTCTTCGTGTTCGCCCGCGAGCGGGTCGACCTCTCGGTGCTCAGGCCGACCGGCTTCAAGATCCTGCTCGAGATGCTCGTGAGCCAGCCCCTCCGCATCGCCGAGGTGCCCTTCGAGTTCGCGCCGCGCCATGCCGGCTCGTCGAAGGCGACGCTGCGTCAGGGCCTGCGCTTCGCCCGCCAGCTCGCGCACCTGCGATTCGGCCTCATGTCGGGCTTCGCGGTCATCGGTGCCATCGGCATCGTCGTCAACGCGCTCATCGTCTGGGCGCTCACCAGCATGGGGATGGACTGGCTCCCCGCCGCCATCATCGCGACCGAGGTGACGATCGTCGGCAACTTCGCGCTGCAGGAGCTCTCGGTCTTCCGCGAGCTGCGCCACGACGCGCGGCCGTTGCCGACGCGGTTCGGGCTCGCCTTCGCGTTCAACAACGCCGAGGCGGTCGTGCGGATCCCCGTCGTCTACCTCATGGTCGACTCGGGCCGGTTCACCGCGGTGCTCGCGACCGTCATCACGCTCGCCGTGGCGTTCGTCGCGCGGTTCACGTTCCAGTCGCTCGTGGTCTACCGGCCGCGGGCCGTCGCCGCCCGGCGAGCAGCGGCCGACGCGCGCCGCGTCGACGCGCGAGCCCCGAAGTAG
- the purL gene encoding phosphoribosylformylglycinamidine synthase subunit PurL, translating into MEAPRTARLDTVEVAATTPEKEQPYAALGLKPDEYERIRNILGRRPTSAELAMYSVMWSEHCSYKSSKVYLRQFGKKVTPEMKQHLMVGMGENAGVLDIGEGWAVTFKIESHNHPSYIEPFQGAATGVGGIVRDIISMGARPVAVMDALRFGAIDHPDTARVVHGVVAGISFYGNCLGLPNIGGETWFDPVYQANPLVNALAVGVMRHEDLHLANAKGTGNKVVLFGARTGGDGIGGASILASDTFAEGGPTKRPAVQVGDPFAEKVLIECCLELFAGDLVEGIQDLGAAGISCATSELASNGDGGMSIVLDEVLLRDPTLTPEEILMSESQERMMAIVRPEKLDGFMEVVRKWDVETSVLGEVTDTGRLSITWRGEEIVNVDPRTVAVDGPVYERPVAYPSYLDALQADTTESLARPADDAGDELRAQFLQLVGSANQADAAWITNQYDHYVLGNTALASPDDAGMIRVDEESGLGVSVATDANGRYSQLDPRAGAQLALAEAYRNVAVTGAKPMGVSDCLNFGSPENPEVMWQFAQSVEGLADGCLELGIPVTGGNVSFYNQTGDVPIHPTPVVAVLGVIDDVARRIPSGWQDDGHNIYLLGDTYAELDGSAWAGVVHDHLGGRPPYVDLAREKQLAELLQAAALEGLIDSAHDLSDGGLAIALAEAVNRFGVGARVFLGEVTEDAGIDLATALFSESTGRVIVSVPREDDVRFRGLCEGRGYPVRRIGVTDAASQALEVQDAFTVSVDELRGLNRAPLADAFGPVVGY; encoded by the coding sequence ATCGAGGCGCCCCGCACCGCGCGGCTCGACACCGTCGAGGTCGCCGCGACCACGCCCGAGAAGGAGCAGCCGTACGCGGCGCTCGGCCTGAAGCCCGACGAGTACGAGCGCATCCGCAACATCCTCGGCCGCCGTCCCACGAGCGCCGAGCTCGCGATGTACTCGGTCATGTGGAGCGAGCACTGCTCCTACAAGTCCTCGAAGGTCTACCTGCGCCAGTTCGGCAAGAAGGTCACGCCCGAGATGAAGCAGCACCTGATGGTGGGCATGGGCGAGAACGCCGGTGTGCTCGACATCGGCGAGGGCTGGGCCGTCACCTTCAAGATCGAGTCGCACAACCACCCGTCGTACATCGAGCCGTTCCAGGGCGCCGCCACCGGCGTCGGCGGCATCGTGCGTGACATCATCTCGATGGGCGCGCGCCCGGTGGCCGTCATGGACGCGCTGCGGTTCGGCGCGATCGACCACCCCGACACGGCGCGCGTGGTGCACGGCGTGGTCGCGGGCATCAGCTTCTACGGCAACTGCCTCGGCCTGCCGAACATCGGCGGCGAGACGTGGTTCGACCCGGTGTACCAGGCCAACCCGCTCGTGAACGCGCTCGCGGTCGGCGTGATGCGGCACGAGGACTTGCACCTCGCCAACGCGAAGGGCACCGGCAACAAGGTCGTGCTCTTCGGCGCCCGCACCGGCGGCGACGGCATCGGCGGCGCGTCGATCCTCGCGTCCGACACGTTCGCCGAGGGCGGCCCCACCAAGCGTCCCGCGGTGCAGGTCGGCGACCCGTTCGCCGAGAAGGTGCTTATCGAGTGCTGCCTCGAGCTGTTCGCGGGCGACCTCGTCGAGGGCATCCAGGACCTCGGCGCGGCGGGCATCTCGTGCGCGACGTCCGAGCTCGCGTCGAACGGCGATGGCGGCATGTCGATCGTGCTCGACGAGGTGCTGCTGCGCGACCCCACGCTCACGCCCGAAGAGATCCTGATGTCCGAGAGCCAGGAGCGCATGATGGCCATCGTGCGCCCCGAGAAGCTCGACGGCTTCATGGAGGTCGTGAGGAAGTGGGATGTCGAGACCTCCGTGCTCGGTGAGGTCACCGACACCGGCCGCCTGTCGATCACCTGGCGTGGCGAGGAGATCGTGAACGTCGACCCGCGCACGGTCGCCGTCGACGGTCCGGTGTACGAGCGCCCGGTCGCCTACCCCTCGTACCTCGACGCGCTGCAGGCCGACACGACCGAGTCGCTGGCGCGCCCCGCCGACGACGCCGGCGACGAGCTGCGCGCGCAGTTCCTGCAGCTGGTGGGCTCGGCCAATCAGGCCGACGCCGCGTGGATCACGAACCAGTACGACCACTACGTGCTCGGCAACACGGCCCTGGCCTCGCCCGACGACGCGGGCATGATCCGCGTCGACGAGGAGTCGGGCCTCGGTGTCTCGGTCGCGACCGACGCGAACGGGCGCTACTCGCAGCTCGACCCGCGCGCCGGTGCGCAGCTCGCGCTCGCCGAGGCGTACCGCAACGTCGCCGTCACGGGCGCGAAGCCCATGGGCGTCTCCGACTGCCTCAACTTCGGCTCCCCCGAGAACCCCGAGGTCATGTGGCAGTTCGCCCAGTCCGTCGAGGGCCTGGCCGACGGATGCCTCGAGCTCGGCATACCCGTCACCGGCGGCAACGTGTCGTTCTACAACCAGACCGGCGACGTGCCGATCCACCCGACCCCGGTCGTCGCGGTGCTCGGCGTGATCGACGACGTCGCGCGCCGCATCCCCTCGGGCTGGCAGGACGACGGCCACAACATCTACCTCCTCGGCGACACATACGCCGAGCTCGACGGCTCGGCCTGGGCCGGCGTCGTGCACGACCACCTCGGCGGCCGTCCGCCGTACGTCGACCTCGCGCGCGAGAAGCAGCTCGCCGAGCTGCTGCAGGCGGCGGCGCTCGAGGGCCTGATCGACTCCGCGCACGACCTCTCCGACGGCGGTCTTGCGATCGCGCTCGCCGAGGCCGTGAACCGCTTCGGCGTCGGCGCGCGCGTCTTCCTCGGCGAAGTCACCGAGGACGCCGGCATCGACCTTGCGACCGCGCTCTTCTCGGAGTCGACCGGTCGCGTGATCGTGAGCGTCCCCCGTGAGGACGACGTGCGCTTCCGCGGACTGTGCGAGGGCCGGGGCTACCCGGTGCGGCGCATCGGCGTGACGGATGCCGCGTCGCAGGCGCTCGAGGTGCAGGACGCGTTCACGGTGTCGGTCGACGAGCTGCGCGGCCTCAATCGGGCCCCGCTCGCCGACGCGTTCGGCCCTGTCGTCGGGTACTGA
- a CDS encoding shikimate 5-dehydrogenase, which translates to MPILNKDMQVCISLSGRPSNLGTRFHNFLYDELGLNFLYKAFTTNDLEGAILGMRALGFRGCSVSMPFKEAVIPLVDVVEESAAAIESVNTIVNDGGRLSASNTDYEAVAQLIAEHGLDPTARVVVRGSGGMAKAVVAAFRGAGFDDLTVLARNAEAGPALAEKYGYAWAGEEPEPSFDVIVNVTPLGMQGADAAALAFDESFVERASVVFDVVAFPAETPLISAARAAGKRVITGAEVIALQAARQFERYTGVALTRDQVDRASAFSRAE; encoded by the coding sequence GTCTGCATCTCGCTCTCCGGTCGCCCGTCGAACCTCGGCACCCGGTTTCACAACTTCCTCTACGACGAGCTCGGCCTGAACTTCCTCTACAAGGCGTTCACGACGAACGACCTCGAGGGCGCGATCCTCGGCATGCGCGCGCTCGGCTTCCGCGGCTGCTCGGTGTCGATGCCGTTCAAGGAGGCCGTGATCCCGCTCGTCGACGTGGTGGAGGAATCGGCCGCGGCCATCGAGTCCGTCAACACCATCGTGAACGACGGCGGCCGGCTCTCGGCATCCAACACCGACTACGAGGCGGTTGCGCAGCTCATCGCCGAGCACGGGCTCGACCCGACGGCTCGCGTCGTCGTGCGCGGATCGGGCGGCATGGCCAAGGCGGTCGTCGCGGCGTTCCGCGGCGCTGGGTTCGACGACCTCACCGTCCTCGCCCGCAACGCCGAGGCGGGCCCGGCGCTCGCGGAGAAGTACGGCTACGCCTGGGCCGGCGAGGAGCCCGAGCCATCCTTCGACGTCATCGTCAACGTCACCCCGCTCGGCATGCAGGGGGCGGATGCCGCGGCGCTGGCCTTCGACGAATCCTTCGTCGAGCGCGCGTCGGTCGTCTTCGACGTGGTCGCCTTTCCTGCCGAGACGCCCCTCATCTCCGCCGCGCGGGCAGCGGGCAAGCGCGTCATCACGGGAGCCGAGGTCATCGCGCTGCAGGCGGCACGCCAGTTCGAGCGCTATACCGGCGTCGCGCTCACGCGCGACCAGGTCGACCGCGCGTCCGCGTTCTCCCGCGCCGAATAG